A stretch of Magnetococcales bacterium DNA encodes these proteins:
- a CDS encoding glycosyltransferase family 1 protein: protein MKVGIEHLRRHGVYFYFHEGKTTFFSHAALALAAGLARRGFPLYSNILSPTFTNRSIHAVGECVYIFAISVVSPELVKIVEAYPTPHKLILCMADNVNDLFPESDILCLVSHENRFLKITGNRYPWPFGLSAETERRTRAIPQGPARRPVLLRNFRPSLSQGLRHALDLSFVPLLERHFTVDRNLSPSTGNLQESDHFQEEHFARLESSLGCLAYGGDFFVDYTKSPYFRNMRAKFANFRFEKEPVVLRWDSFRFWESLAAGCLTFHLDMEKYGFHLPDRPEGWRHYIPIDLEDPVGCLNRLLEEKPRWAEIRENGREWALARYGVDGVAERFLHLLSGEKGGNRCD, encoded by the coding sequence ATGAAGGTCGGCATCGAGCATCTGCGTCGGCACGGGGTCTATTTTTATTTTCACGAAGGCAAAACCACCTTCTTTTCCCATGCCGCTCTGGCGCTGGCCGCGGGTTTGGCGCGACGCGGCTTCCCCCTATACAGCAACATCCTCTCCCCCACGTTCACCAACCGCTCCATCCACGCCGTGGGAGAGTGTGTCTACATCTTCGCCATTTCCGTCGTTTCCCCCGAACTGGTCAAAATCGTCGAGGCCTACCCCACGCCACATAAATTGATCCTGTGCATGGCCGACAACGTCAACGACCTTTTTCCCGAAAGCGATATACTCTGTCTGGTCTCCCATGAAAACCGCTTTCTGAAGATTACCGGCAATCGTTATCCCTGGCCCTTCGGCCTCTCCGCCGAAACCGAGCGGCGCACCCGCGCCATCCCCCAGGGACCGGCCCGACGACCCGTCCTGCTGCGTAATTTCCGACCTTCGCTCTCCCAAGGGCTGCGCCACGCCCTGGACTTGAGCTTCGTGCCCCTTCTGGAACGTCATTTCACCGTGGACCGCAACCTCTCCCCTTCGACGGGCAATCTCCAGGAGAGTGACCACTTTCAGGAGGAGCATTTCGCCCGGCTGGAATCCTCTTTGGGTTGTCTGGCCTATGGCGGCGACTTCTTCGTGGACTACACCAAAAGCCCCTATTTCCGCAACATGCGAGCCAAGTTCGCCAACTTCCGCTTTGAAAAGGAGCCGGTGGTTTTGCGGTGGGACAGCTTTCGCTTCTGGGAGTCGCTGGCGGCGGGATGTCTGACCTTTCACCTCGACATGGAAAAATATGGCTTTCACCTGCCTGATAGGCCGGAAGGGTGGCGCCATTACATTCCCATCGATCTGGAAGATCCGGTGGGATGTCTGAACCGCTTGCTGGAGGAAAAACCGCGCTGGGCCGAGATCCGGGAGAACGGTCGGGAATGGGCCCTGGCCCGCTACGGCGTGGACGGTGTTGCGGAGCGTTTCCTGCACCTGCTCTCCGGAGAGAAGGGCGGCAATCGATGCGATTGA
- a CDS encoding SAM-dependent chlorinase/fluorinase — MSNASPPDRAAGYPPIVLLTDFGLRDPYVGEVKGRLYALVPGVPVIDLCHDLPPFAIRTGSWLIGRCLPHMPRRALWLGIVDPGIGSCRRVLGLSRGETLFIGPDNGLFSSLFCQEGIRVYALDALPVSGASRTFRGRDHFPLLASRLLHGTPLEELGSPVSDMVRLADAGWRVIDGGWETEIMLIDHFGNLITALPGEHLGGETLRCQVGNGSCRGLVDTFSSLPPGEAGCLIGSFDTLEIVVNQGSAADRFGARPGDTLRVTLETNPEVP; from the coding sequence ATGAGCAACGCATCCCCTCCTGACAGGGCGGCAGGTTATCCGCCGATCGTACTGCTCACCGATTTCGGCCTCCGGGATCCCTATGTCGGAGAGGTCAAGGGGCGTTTGTACGCCCTGGTTCCCGGAGTGCCCGTCATCGATCTCTGTCATGACCTGCCCCCCTTCGCCATCAGGACGGGTTCCTGGTTGATCGGGCGCTGCCTGCCGCACATGCCCCGCCGGGCCTTGTGGCTGGGCATCGTCGACCCCGGCATCGGCAGTTGCCGCCGCGTGCTGGGCCTCTCCCGGGGAGAGACCCTCTTTATCGGTCCCGACAACGGCCTTTTCTCTTCACTCTTCTGTCAGGAAGGTATCCGGGTCTACGCTCTGGATGCCCTTCCTGTTTCGGGGGCATCGCGGACCTTTCGCGGACGGGACCACTTTCCCCTCCTCGCCTCCCGGTTGCTCCACGGCACCCCCCTGGAAGAACTGGGCTCTCCCGTCAGCGATATGGTCAGGCTGGCGGATGCCGGCTGGCGGGTCATCGACGGGGGTTGGGAGACGGAGATCATGCTGATCGATCACTTCGGCAACCTGATCACCGCACTGCCGGGAGAACACCTCGGAGGAGAAACATTGCGCTGCCAGGTGGGCAACGGCTCCTGTCGCGGACTGGTCGACACCTTTTCCAGTCTGCCACCGGGGGAAGCGGGATGTCTGATCGGCAGCTTCGACACCCTGGAAATCGTGGTCAATCAGGGCAGCGCCGCCGACCGTTTCGGAGCCCGCCCCGGAGACACCCTCCGTGTCACCCTCGAAACGAACCCCGAGGTCCCATGA